A part of Antechinus flavipes isolate AdamAnt ecotype Samford, QLD, Australia chromosome 6, AdamAnt_v2, whole genome shotgun sequence genomic DNA contains:
- the OLFML1 gene encoding olfactomedin-like protein 1 — translation MTAQLRPFLVLCLMNLLLQPQDAQDPEMVRYIYRRFQILEQGLEKCRQDTRAYIQEYQEFSKKVSADLERCHLYKTEYKSEVDHLGGRVERAQREIDYLEYIRTSETCIEEDKMVMEKQIKDSEEKQKVRTLLNTSCDNMLMGIKSMKIVKTTRDTHGCWMKDVNKDSNKIYFLSGSRNSTLWEFANMKAFMEGKPTPRKLVLMLSWQGTGQVIYQGFLFFHSHGTPNEIIKYNIQKKSVEDRMLLPGSHGRPVYQHAPWTHIDLAVDEHGLWAIHTELDHLIITKIDPETMAVEDTWTSFCSSRDAEGAFLLCGVLYVVYSRGRQSSHIINCVFDILGAINKQDIPTLVFPKRQRVHSMIHYNPQEKQLYAWNDGSQIIYKLQTQRKQAGP, via the exons ATGACAGCCCAATTGAGACCTTTCTTGGTTCTCTGCCTCATGAATTTGCTTCTTCAGCCACAAGATGCCCAAGACCCAGAAATGGTCCGATACATCTATCGGCGATTTCAGATCTTAGAG CAAGGGCTGGAAAAATGTCGCCAGGATACAAGGGCATACATTCAAGAATACCAGGAATTCTCTAAGAAGGTCTCTGCGGACCTGGAGAGATGTCACCTTTATAAGACTGAATATAAGAGTGAAGTGGATCATTTGGGGGGAAGAGTTGAAAGAGCCCAACGTGAGATTGACTACCTAGAATACATTAGAACATCTGAGACATGTATAGAAGAGGATAAGATGGTGATGGAAAAGCAGATTAAAGActctgaagaaaagcaaaaagtcaGGACTCTCCTTAACACAA gCTGCGACAACATGTTGATGGGCATAAAGTCCATGAAGATTGTGAAGACGACCAGGGATACACATGGCTGTTGGATGAAAGATGTCAACAAGGATTCCAACAAGATTTATTTCTTAAGTGGTTCCAGGAACAGCACCCTATGGGAATTTGCCAACATGAAGGCATTTATGGAAGGCAAGCCCACACCCCGGAAGCTCGTCCTGATGCTATCCTGGCAAGGGACCGGGCAAGTGATTTATCAGGGGTTCTTATTCTTCCACAGCCATGGCACCCCTAATGAGATCATCAAATACAACATCCAAAAGAAAAGTGTGGAAGATCGGATGCTACTCCCGGGGAGCCATGGCAGACCAGTCTATCAGCATGCCCCCTGGACTCACATTGATCTGGCTGTGGATGAGCATGGGCTCTGGGCCATTCACACAGAATTAGACCATCTGATAATCACAAAAATAGACCCCGAAACAATGGCCGTGGAGGACACCTGGACATCATTCTGTAGTAGCAGAGATGCTGAGGGAGCCTTTCTCCTGTGTGGAGTCCTCTATGTGGTGTACAGTAGGGGCCGTCAAAGCTCCCACATCATCAATTGTGTTTTTGATATCCTGGGGGCCATCAACAAGCAGGACATTCCTACCTTGGTCTTCCCCAAGCGGCAGAGGGTCCACTCTATGATCCACTACAATCCCCAGGAGAAACAGCTCTATGCTTGGAATGATGGAAGTCAAATCATCTACAAACTCCAGACTCAAAGAAAGCAGGCAGGACCTTAG